Proteins encoded together in one Campylobacter concisus window:
- a CDS encoding bifunctional aconitate hydratase 2/2-methylisocitrate dehydratase — protein sequence MSFFTDYEKHVSEREKEGVPPLALNAKQTSEICELMRLAGNSSGDEKAQNELKFLINLLANRVNPGVDDAAKIKAEFLGEVIDGLKIDGLDAVRAIKILGKMLGGYNVEILVRALKNSDDVIAQTAANELKNIILVHEHFDEIAKLANSNKFAKEVLASWANAEWFSHKKPLSECIKAVVFKVPGETNTDDLSPASEAYTRADIPLHAKAMLVKKMPEGLEVLKELKSLGKSVAYVGDVVGTGSSRKSGINSIQWHLGDEIEGVPNKKTGGIVIGTTIAPIFFNTAEDSGALPIVANVNELEMGDEIEIYPFKGEIYKLAGNEKKLVANFKLSPNTLSDEIRAGGRIPLMIGRQVTKKAREALGLGEEQNFIKPDQPKELGGGYTLAQKMVGKACGKAGVRAGAYVEPEILTVGSQDTTGPMTRDEIKELASLSFGADFVLQSFCHTAAYPKPSDLEMQKSLPKFMTLRGGVSLKPGDGVIHSWLNRMVLPDTVGTGGDSHTRFPIGISFPAGSGLVAFAAVLGMMPLNMPESVLIKFKGGLKEGVTLRDLVNAIPYFAIKKGLLSVEKKNKKNIFAGKILEIEGLESLKVEQAFELSDASAERSAAACVVNLSEASVAEYVRSNIALIEAMIKAGYESHETLARRKEKMQKWLENPTLLRADKDACYAEILEIDLSQIDEPILACPNDPDDVATLSEILADSKRAHNIDEVFVGSCMTNIGHYRALARILERESKLTTRLWIAPPTKMDKKTLEDEGVYEIFRRLEARTEVPGCSLCMGNQARVNDNAVVFSTSTRNFDNRMGMGAKVYLGSAELAAVCALLGRLPSVSEYKKIVRDSLSLNKDQIYKYLNFNEISEFSI from the coding sequence ATGAGCTTTTTTACCGACTACGAAAAACATGTGAGTGAGCGAGAAAAAGAGGGCGTGCCACCGCTTGCGCTAAATGCCAAGCAAACAAGCGAAATTTGCGAGCTAATGAGACTTGCTGGCAACTCTAGTGGCGATGAAAAGGCGCAAAACGAGCTAAAATTTCTTATAAATTTGCTCGCAAACCGTGTAAATCCAGGTGTTGATGACGCGGCAAAGATAAAGGCAGAATTTCTTGGCGAGGTGATAGACGGGCTTAAGATAGACGGGCTTGATGCGGTTCGTGCCATTAAAATTTTAGGCAAGATGCTTGGCGGATATAACGTAGAAATTTTGGTGCGAGCGCTAAAAAATAGCGATGATGTTATCGCACAAACTGCGGCAAATGAGCTAAAAAATATCATTTTGGTGCATGAGCATTTTGACGAGATCGCAAAGCTAGCAAATAGTAATAAATTTGCAAAAGAGGTGCTTGCTTCTTGGGCAAACGCCGAGTGGTTTTCGCACAAAAAGCCACTTAGTGAGTGCATAAAGGCAGTGGTTTTTAAGGTGCCTGGCGAGACAAATACAGATGATCTAAGCCCTGCAAGCGAGGCCTATACAAGGGCTGATATACCGCTTCATGCAAAGGCGATGCTGGTTAAAAAGATGCCTGAGGGTTTGGAGGTTTTAAAAGAGCTAAAAAGCCTCGGCAAGAGCGTGGCGTATGTTGGCGACGTGGTCGGCACTGGCAGTAGTAGAAAGAGCGGTATAAACTCGATCCAGTGGCACTTGGGCGATGAGATAGAGGGCGTGCCAAATAAAAAGACTGGCGGTATCGTGATCGGCACGACCATAGCTCCGATATTTTTTAACACCGCTGAAGATAGCGGCGCACTGCCGATAGTTGCAAACGTAAATGAGCTAGAAATGGGCGATGAGATAGAGATTTATCCATTTAAGGGTGAAATTTATAAGCTCGCAGGCAACGAAAAAAAGCTCGTGGCAAATTTTAAACTTAGCCCAAACACCCTAAGCGACGAGATAAGAGCAGGCGGCAGGATACCTTTGATGATAGGTAGGCAAGTGACCAAAAAGGCTAGAGAGGCCTTGGGACTTGGCGAAGAGCAAAATTTCATAAAGCCAGATCAGCCAAAAGAGCTAGGCGGTGGCTATACGCTCGCTCAAAAGATGGTCGGCAAGGCTTGTGGCAAGGCTGGCGTGAGAGCTGGGGCCTACGTGGAGCCTGAAATTTTGACCGTTGGCTCGCAAGATACCACAGGGCCCATGACTAGAGATGAGATAAAAGAGCTTGCTAGCCTTAGTTTTGGGGCGGATTTTGTCTTGCAAAGCTTTTGCCACACGGCTGCTTATCCAAAGCCAAGCGACCTTGAGATGCAAAAGAGCTTGCCTAAATTTATGACGCTTCGTGGTGGAGTTAGCCTAAAGCCAGGCGATGGCGTCATCCACTCGTGGCTAAACCGCATGGTCTTGCCTGACACGGTGGGCACTGGCGGCGATAGTCACACGAGATTTCCTATTGGCATCAGCTTTCCAGCGGGCAGCGGCCTAGTGGCGTTTGCGGCGGTGCTTGGCATGATGCCGCTAAATATGCCAGAGTCAGTTTTGATCAAATTTAAAGGCGGGTTAAAAGAGGGCGTGACGCTTCGTGATCTTGTTAATGCGATACCTTATTTTGCTATCAAAAAAGGGCTTTTAAGCGTTGAAAAGAAAAACAAAAAGAACATTTTTGCGGGCAAAATTTTAGAGATCGAGGGATTAGAGAGCCTAAAAGTGGAGCAGGCGTTTGAGCTAAGCGATGCTTCGGCTGAGCGCTCGGCGGCTGCTTGTGTGGTAAATTTAAGCGAGGCTAGCGTCGCGGAGTACGTTCGCTCAAACATTGCGCTAATAGAAGCTATGATAAAAGCAGGATATGAGAGCCATGAAACGCTTGCTAGACGAAAAGAGAAGATGCAAAAATGGCTAGAAAACCCAACTCTTTTAAGAGCCGACAAGGATGCATGCTACGCTGAAATTTTAGAGATTGATTTGTCGCAGATAGATGAGCCGATTTTGGCCTGTCCAAACGACCCAGACGACGTGGCGACGCTAAGTGAAATTTTAGCTGATAGCAAAAGAGCGCACAACATCGACGAGGTCTTTGTGGGTAGCTGTATGACAAATATCGGGCATTACAGGGCGCTTGCTAGGATATTAGAGCGTGAGAGCAAGCTTACAACTAGGCTTTGGATCGCTCCGCCAACAAAGATGGATAAAAAGACGCTTGAAGATGAGGGCGTTTATGAGATATTTAGGAGGCTGGAGGCTAGGACAGAGGTGCCAGGCTGTTCGCTTTGTATGGGCAATCAAGCAAGAGTTAATGACAATGCCGTTGTTTTTTCGACCTCGACAAGAAATTTTGACAACAGAATGGGCATGGGCGCAAAGGTCTATCTAGGAAGTGCCGAGTTAGCCGCTGTATGCGCGCTACTAGGGCGTTTGCCAAGTGTTAGTGAGTATAAAAAAATAGTAAGAGATAGCCTTAGTTTAAACAAAGATCAAATTTATAAATACCTAAATTTTAATGAAATAAGCGAGTTTAGTATATAA
- a CDS encoding methylated-DNA--[protein]-cysteine S-methyltransferase yields MSKAYLKSPIGILEIVASENGICEINFVDKFEKVAVKDENLKLCLDELEAYFKGELKKFSVRLDVKTTKFRAKIYDVLQKVPYGETITYAALALAAGHKNAYRAAGSANAKNPLPIIIPCHRVLSHSGLGGYSGGEGLPTKIWLLEHEAKHK; encoded by the coding sequence GTGTCAAAAGCCTACCTAAAATCACCCATTGGAATTTTAGAGATCGTTGCTAGTGAAAATGGAATTTGTGAGATAAATTTTGTAGATAAATTTGAAAAAGTAGCGGTAAAAGATGAAAATTTAAAGCTTTGTTTAGATGAACTGGAGGCTTATTTTAAGGGCGAGCTTAAAAAATTTAGCGTTAGACTTGATGTAAAAACGACCAAATTTAGAGCCAAAATTTATGACGTTTTGCAAAAAGTGCCATACGGCGAAACGATCACATACGCAGCCCTAGCACTTGCTGCAGGCCACAAGAACGCTTACCGAGCAGCGGGATCTGCAAATGCCAAAAACCCACTGCCTATCATCATCCCTTGCCACAGGGTGCTCTCTCACAGCGGCCTTGGTGGCTACTCAGGTGGCGAAGGCCTGCCAACTAAAATTTGGCTACTAGAGCACGAAGCAAAGCATAAATAA
- a CDS encoding type I restriction endonuclease subunit R, with translation MIESKTILESENFIVLDKYERLPQSSSYQSEADMEDELIADLVKQGYEYKKDINSQTALLLNLKEQLERLNNVKFSSSEWKRLVEEYIDKPNDGIVEKTRKIQDDHIYDFVFDDEHIQNICLIDKKDIAKNSLQVINQFEQTGSSHNRYDVTILVNGLPLVQIELKKRGVAIREAFNQIHRYSKESFNSSNSLFKYLQIFIISNGTDTRYFANTTKRDKTSFDFTINWANSKNEAIKDIKDFTATFLAKNTLLSILSKYCIFDTNNTLLIMRPYQIAATERILWKINSSHNAKCYAKPEGGGFIWHTTGSGKTLTSFKAARLATQLEFIDKVFFVVDRKDLDYQTMKEYQKFSKDSVNGSASSAELKRNTQKDDGKIIVTTIQKLNNLMKNEDDLSIYQKEVVFIFDECHRSQFGEAQKNLKKKFKKFYQFGFTGTPIFPQNAIGAETTQSVFGSSLHEYVIVDAIRDEKVLKFKVDYNNVVPKFKSIETEKDELKLSAAENKSAFLHPERIKEISEYVLEKFHQKTHRLNASGKGFNAMFAVSSIEAAKLYYEAFKNLQSNKERALKIATIFSFSQNEEQDMVGEIADEGFEPEAMDVSSKEFLSNAINDYNAYFKTNFSVDGGSFQDYYRDLSERTKKQEIDLLLVVGMFLTGFDAPCLNTLFVDKNLRYHGLIQAYSRTNRIYGATKTFGNIVTFRDLEKATEDAITLFGKGSTKSVILEKSYKEYMDGFTDAVSGEARRGFVGVVSELEAKFPDPTKIETQKDKKEFVKLFGEYLRVENALQNYDEFVALRALQDVNLDDEKAVCEFRDKFGLSDDQIKEMQSIKVPNARALQDYRGTYNDIREWLRKEKAGEDKEKERINWDDVVFEVDLLKSQEINLDYILGLIFEHNKKIKDKAALTDEVRRIIRSSLENRSKEGLIVDFINQSDLDKFKDRASVIEEFFKFAKGVMKKEADELIASLNLDEAGARRFISSSLKSGFVSQSGTQIGEILPKISPLNKNYPIIRQKVIDEISHFVDKFKEVGSSV, from the coding sequence ATGATAGAGAGTAAAACCATACTTGAGTCAGAAAATTTCATCGTTTTAGATAAATATGAGAGATTGCCTCAGTCTTCAAGCTACCAAAGCGAAGCGGATATGGAGGATGAACTTATAGCCGACCTTGTAAAACAAGGCTACGAGTATAAAAAAGATATAAACTCTCAAACGGCACTTTTACTAAATTTAAAAGAGCAGCTAGAGAGGCTAAATAACGTTAAATTTAGCTCGTCTGAGTGGAAAAGGCTAGTCGAAGAGTATATCGACAAACCAAACGATGGCATAGTGGAAAAGACCCGCAAGATACAAGATGATCATATCTATGACTTTGTTTTTGATGATGAGCATATACAAAATATCTGCCTTATCGATAAAAAAGATATCGCTAAAAACAGCCTGCAGGTGATAAATCAGTTTGAGCAAACTGGCTCATCGCACAACAGATATGATGTCACTATACTTGTTAATGGCTTGCCGCTCGTGCAAATAGAGCTTAAAAAGCGAGGCGTGGCGATAAGAGAAGCCTTTAATCAAATTCACCGCTACTCCAAAGAGAGCTTTAACTCATCAAATTCTCTCTTTAAATACTTGCAAATTTTTATCATCTCAAATGGCACAGATACAAGATACTTTGCAAACACAACCAAGCGGGATAAAACCAGCTTTGACTTTACTATAAACTGGGCAAATTCAAAAAACGAAGCCATAAAAGATATAAAGGACTTTACGGCTACATTTTTGGCGAAAAATACACTTCTTAGCATACTGAGCAAATACTGCATCTTTGATACAAATAACACCTTGCTTATAATGCGTCCTTATCAGATAGCAGCGACTGAGCGCATACTTTGGAAGATAAATAGCTCACATAATGCCAAATGCTACGCAAAGCCAGAGGGCGGCGGCTTTATATGGCATACGACAGGCTCTGGCAAGACGCTAACTAGCTTTAAGGCGGCTAGGCTTGCTACGCAGCTTGAATTTATAGATAAAGTCTTTTTTGTAGTTGATAGAAAAGACCTTGACTATCAGACTATGAAGGAGTATCAAAAATTTTCAAAAGATAGCGTAAATGGCTCAGCTAGCTCAGCAGAACTAAAGCGAAACACTCAAAAAGATGACGGAAAGATCATCGTAACAACTATACAAAAGCTAAACAATCTGATGAAAAACGAAGATGATCTAAGTATATACCAAAAAGAGGTTGTTTTTATATTTGACGAGTGCCACAGGTCTCAATTTGGCGAAGCGCAAAAAAATTTAAAGAAGAAATTTAAGAAATTTTATCAGTTTGGCTTTACTGGAACGCCGATATTTCCTCAAAATGCCATCGGAGCAGAGACTACGCAAAGTGTCTTTGGAAGTTCGCTTCATGAATATGTGATAGTTGATGCCATAAGAGATGAGAAGGTGCTTAAATTTAAGGTTGATTATAACAATGTCGTGCCTAAATTTAAGAGCATAGAGACGGAAAAAGACGAGCTAAAGCTAAGTGCAGCTGAGAATAAAAGTGCATTTTTGCACCCTGAGCGTATCAAAGAAATTTCAGAGTATGTGCTAGAGAAATTTCATCAAAAAACTCACCGCTTAAATGCAAGTGGCAAGGGCTTTAACGCTATGTTTGCGGTAAGCTCGATAGAGGCAGCAAAGCTTTATTATGAAGCGTTTAAAAATTTACAAAGCAACAAAGAGCGAGCTTTAAAGATAGCGACGATATTTTCTTTTTCGCAAAATGAAGAGCAAGATATGGTTGGCGAGATAGCTGATGAGGGCTTTGAGCCAGAGGCGATGGACGTTAGCTCAAAAGAGTTTTTAAGCAACGCGATAAACGACTACAACGCCTACTTTAAGACAAATTTTAGCGTTGATGGCGGGTCGTTTCAAGACTACTACCGAGATCTAAGCGAGCGCACAAAGAAGCAAGAGATCGATCTACTCCTAGTTGTGGGTATGTTTTTGACAGGATTTGACGCACCTTGTCTAAACACGCTCTTTGTGGATAAAAATTTGCGCTATCACGGGCTCATACAAGCATACTCTAGGACAAATAGAATTTATGGTGCTACAAAAACTTTTGGCAACATCGTGACATTTAGAGACCTAGAAAAAGCTACAGAAGATGCCATAACTCTTTTTGGTAAAGGCAGCACTAAAAGCGTCATACTCGAAAAGAGCTATAAAGAGTATATGGATGGCTTTACAGATGCGGTATCTGGCGAGGCAAGAAGAGGCTTTGTAGGTGTAGTAAGCGAACTAGAGGCGAAATTTCCTGATCCTACTAAGATAGAGACGCAAAAAGATAAGAAAGAATTTGTAAAGCTTTTTGGAGAGTATCTAAGGGTGGAAAATGCTTTGCAAAACTACGATGAGTTCGTGGCTCTAAGAGCTTTGCAAGATGTAAATTTAGACGATGAAAAAGCAGTTTGTGAGTTTAGGGATAAATTTGGCTTAAGTGATGATCAAATCAAAGAGATGCAAAGCATAAAAGTGCCAAATGCAAGGGCCTTGCAAGACTACCGCGGAACATATAATGATATAAGAGAGTGGCTAAGAAAAGAAAAGGCCGGCGAAGATAAGGAAAAAGAGAGGATAAACTGGGATGACGTGGTCTTTGAGGTTGATCTGCTAAAGTCTCAGGAGATAAATTTAGACTATATTTTGGGTTTGATATTTGAGCATAATAAAAAGATAAAAGATAAAGCAGCACTTACCGATGAGGTGCGCCGCATCATCCGCTCGAGCTTGGAAAACCGCTCAAAAGAGGGGTTGATAGTTGATTTTATAAACCAAAGCGACTTGGATAAATTTAAAGACCGAGCCAGTGTGATAGAAGAGTTTTTTAAATTTGCAAAAGGTGTAATGAAAAAAGAGGCGGACGAGCTTATCGCTTCTTTAAATTTAGATGAGGCTGGAGCAAGAAGGTTTATAAGCTCGTCTTTAAAGAGTGGCTTTGTTAGTCAAAGCGGAACGCAAATAGGCGAGATACTGCCTAAAATCAGCCCTTTAAATAAAAACTATCCGATAATCAGGCAAAAAGTGATCGACGAGATATCGCATTTTGTTGATAAATTTAAAGAGGTTGGCTCATCGGTTTAA
- a CDS encoding restriction endonuclease subunit S, giving the protein MSKIFDLINELCPDGVEFKELGEIGYLYGGLSSKTKDDFVKHGNAKYITYMNVFLNLSIDTNALEYVKIDDNEKQNLVVYGDILFTGSSETRNECGFSSVFTKKIEEPIYLNSFCFGFRLNDLNLFDPEFLKYIFRSNFLRTQIIKTASGVTRFNVSKTKFLKIKLPVPPMEVQREIVCILDSFTLLTAELTAELTARKKQYEFYRDFLLSFDELDKNGGGCELKMLGEIAEIASGGTPSTHNKIFWEKGTIPWLKSEVCKDCIIEKSSLFITESGLDNSSAKIFKKGTVLMAMVGATIFKMAFLNIEAATNQNIAGIKANNKILMDKFLFYFLVKSYPELISKLSGYNMVNLTQVKKIKIPVPSLQTQQKVVDILDKFDTLVNSITEGLPREIELRRKQYEHYRELLLNFKPKMTA; this is encoded by the coding sequence ATGAGTAAAATTTTTGATCTGATAAATGAGCTTTGTCCTGATGGGGTTGAATTTAAAGAGCTTGGAGAGATTGGTTATTTATATGGTGGTTTAAGTAGTAAAACAAAAGATGATTTTGTAAAACATGGAAATGCTAAATATATAACATACATGAATGTATTTTTGAATTTAAGTATAGATACGAATGCGCTTGAATATGTAAAAATAGATGATAATGAAAAGCAAAATTTAGTTGTCTATGGTGATATTTTATTTACTGGCTCTTCTGAAACTAGAAACGAATGTGGATTTTCGTCTGTTTTTACTAAAAAGATAGAAGAACCGATATATTTAAATAGCTTTTGCTTTGGTTTTCGTTTAAATGATTTAAACTTATTTGATCCAGAATTTCTAAAATACATTTTTAGAAGCAACTTTTTGAGAACACAAATTATTAAGACTGCTAGTGGTGTAACTCGTTTTAATGTTTCAAAAACAAAATTTCTAAAAATTAAACTCCCTGTGCCTCCGATGGAAGTGCAGCGTGAAATAGTCTGTATCTTGGACTCTTTCACGCTTCTTACAGCAGAGCTTACAGCAGAGCTTACAGCTAGAAAAAAGCAGTATGAATTTTATCGCGACTTTCTTTTAAGCTTTGACGAGCTTGATAAAAATGGGGGGGGGTGTGAGCTAAAAATGCTTGGAGAAATTGCAGAAATTGCATCTGGTGGAACACCTTCGACGCACAATAAGATTTTTTGGGAAAAGGGCACTATACCTTGGTTAAAATCTGAAGTATGCAAGGATTGCATTATTGAAAAATCATCTTTGTTCATTACTGAAAGTGGGCTTGACAATTCTAGTGCAAAAATTTTTAAGAAAGGGACTGTTTTGATGGCAATGGTTGGGGCTACAATATTTAAAATGGCTTTTTTAAATATTGAAGCAGCAACAAATCAAAATATAGCAGGAATAAAAGCAAACAATAAAATATTGATGGATAAATTTTTGTTTTATTTCTTGGTCAAATCTTATCCAGAACTTATTTCAAAATTGTCAGGCTATAATATGGTGAATTTAACTCAGGTTAAAAAAATAAAAATCCCCGTCCCATCACTTCAAACACAGCAAAAAGTCGTTGATATCTTAGATAAATTTGATACGCTTGTAAATTCTATAACTGAGGGTTTGCCACGAGAGATAGAGCTAAGGCGCAAGCAGTATGAGCATTACAGAGAGCTACTTTTAAATTTCAAACCAAAAATGACAGCATAA
- a CDS encoding type I restriction-modification system subunit M: MSEEVQRRALQNQIWSIANEVRGAVDGWDFKQYVLGTLFYRFISENFTDYIEAGDDSIDYASMGDDEIDDEQKRVIIEEKGYFIYPSQLFKNVVKNASNNENLNTDLDQIFKSIEGSAAGFESEQDIKGLFADFDTTSNRLGNSVADKNRRLAAVLNGVAGLDFGDFKDNHIDLFGDAYEFLISNYAANAGKSGGEFFTPQNVSKLISELAMHGQESVNKIYDPACGSGSLLLQAKKRFDKHEVEQGFFGQEINHTTFNLARMNMFLHNINYSKFHIELGDTLLDPKLQDDKPFDAIVSNPPYSINWIGSDDPTLINDARFAPAGVLAPKSKADFAFIMHALSYLSAKGRAAIVSFPGIFYRGGAEKKIREYLVKENFVETIIALAPNLFYGTSIAVNILVLSKHKSENKTQFIDASEFFEKRTNNNVLTSEHIKKIVEIFASKEEIAHVATSVDNDTIAKNDYNLAVSSYVEPKDTREKIDINELNLQIKETVAKISNLRSQIDDIIAQIELDGER; encoded by the coding sequence ATGAGCGAAGAGGTACAACGCAGAGCCTTACAAAATCAAATTTGGAGCATCGCAAATGAAGTAAGGGGTGCTGTTGATGGCTGGGACTTTAAACAGTATGTCCTCGGAACTTTGTTTTATAGATTTATCAGCGAAAATTTTACTGACTACATAGAGGCTGGGGATGATAGCATCGACTACGCTAGCATGGGCGACGATGAGATAGATGACGAGCAAAAAAGGGTTATCATAGAAGAAAAGGGCTACTTTATCTATCCTAGTCAGCTTTTTAAAAATGTTGTAAAAAATGCCTCGAATAATGAAAATTTAAATACCGATCTAGATCAAATTTTTAAAAGTATCGAAGGCTCAGCCGCAGGGTTTGAGTCAGAGCAAGATATCAAAGGACTTTTTGCTGACTTTGATACGACAAGCAACAGGCTTGGCAATAGCGTCGCAGATAAAAATAGAAGGCTTGCTGCTGTTTTAAACGGAGTTGCTGGGCTTGATTTTGGTGACTTTAAAGATAACCACATCGATCTTTTTGGCGATGCTTATGAGTTTCTCATCTCAAACTATGCTGCAAATGCCGGCAAGTCAGGCGGCGAGTTTTTCACTCCGCAAAATGTCTCAAAGCTCATCTCTGAGCTAGCCATGCACGGACAAGAAAGTGTAAATAAAATTTACGATCCAGCTTGTGGCTCTGGTTCGCTACTTTTGCAAGCCAAAAAGAGATTTGACAAGCATGAGGTAGAGCAGGGCTTTTTTGGACAAGAGATCAATCATACGACATTTAACCTTGCTCGCATGAATATGTTTTTACACAACATAAACTACTCTAAATTTCACATCGAGCTTGGCGATACGCTTTTAGACCCAAAGCTTCAGGACGACAAGCCGTTTGACGCCATAGTCTCAAACCCTCCTTACTCTATAAACTGGATCGGCAGTGATGATCCCACACTTATAAATGATGCTCGGTTTGCTCCAGCTGGCGTGCTAGCGCCTAAAAGCAAGGCAGACTTTGCCTTTATCATGCATGCTCTTAGCTACCTTTCTGCAAAGGGGCGAGCTGCTATCGTTAGCTTTCCTGGCATTTTTTATAGAGGCGGCGCAGAAAAGAAGATACGTGAGTATCTTGTAAAAGAAAATTTCGTCGAAACCATCATCGCCCTAGCGCCAAATCTCTTCTACGGCACATCGATCGCTGTAAATATCCTTGTGCTCTCAAAGCACAAAAGTGAAAACAAAACGCAGTTTATAGACGCTAGTGAGTTTTTTGAAAAAAGAACGAACAATAACGTTTTAACAAGTGAGCACATTAAAAAGATAGTAGAAATTTTTGCTAGCAAAGAAGAGATCGCTCACGTGGCTACATCGGTGGATAATGACACTATCGCTAAAAATGACTACAACCTAGCAGTTAGCTCCTATGTCGAGCCAAAAGATACACGCGAGAAGATAGATATAAACGAGCTAAATTTACAGATAAAAGAGACCGTGGCTAAGATCTCAAATTTACGCTCACAGATAGATGATATCATCGCGCAGATAGAGCTGGATGGCGAGAGATGA